CGGCATTCGCGGGCGGGTTCATTTTCGGCTTCTGGAAGGGCTGGGCATTAACGACACTCGGACTCTTAATCGGGAGTCTTATTGCGATGTCATTGGCGCGGCTTCTCGGTATATCACTTGTCCGCAAAATCGTTCCTGAGTCGATAATTCAGCGTTTCGACTCTGTGATTTCTGACGGGGGATATATGACGTTCTTCATGATATTTTTGCTGCCTGCATTGCCGGATGACGCTGTATGCTTCCTCGCCGGACTCACAAAATTAAAGCTCCTGCCATTGTCGCTGGTGTGCCTTCTGGGACGCGCTCCGGGTATGGCGGTCTTGTCGTTCACGGGGGCGGGGTTCGCTGACGGCCTCACGGTTTGGGCGGAGATTCTTTTTTCTGTGATGATGGTATTGTCCGTATTGCTGTGGCTTTTCTGGGAA
This is a stretch of genomic DNA from Synergistaceae bacterium. It encodes these proteins:
- a CDS encoding TVP38/TMEM64 family protein; its protein translation is MTMTKQDFISLLKRKFSSLVMILIPAFAITLIIGGLVWAFRFMIPAEWLSEISRYIDNPSELRKLGEGSEWLFVLIQVLQVVIAPIPGQAAAFAGGFIFGFWKGWALTTLGLLIGSLIAMSLARLLGISLVRKIVPESIIQRFDSVISDGGYMTFFMIFLLPALPDDAVCFLAGLTKLKLLPLSLVCLLGRAPGMAVLSFTGAGFADGLTVWAEILFSVMMVLSVLLWLFWEVIEAWVYDFLKIKR